The stretch of DNA GGAAACTATTAGCATGATACTTTGATAAATACATTGGTTCAATGAAAAATCACAGGACAGCATGCAGAATACAATCGCTCATACTGTGGTaccaaaaagaaattatacacacatacacacacccTCTACTTCTCcaaatataaactaaacaGCATAACAAAATGCAGCACACAGAAAGTGACGTGAACCCACGATCGCATGATGTGGAACTTTGTTTGTGTGAGAGCTGATTCAGTTGCCACACTTCCTTTTGTCACATCAAGGCCCAGGTCCTTAAGTGCCTTCATCTGCAAACAGTGAATACCAggacaaaataatttacagataCAAAAAAGTACTAATTATAATATACATCGTAAGCAAGATCAGATCAAACAGTGCACCCCTAGCATAGGGAAATTTATACCGTGTCAAGTAGTGCCCCCAGACGATCTCCAAAACTCAGTTGCACTATGGTTGCATCACGGTCTGAGTCCTGATCTATGAGAACAACAGGCTGTGGAACTGCGTCATCAGATGTCTGCAATATTTTGGGGGGAGAAAAAGTACATggtagaaaaatatcattagcaatACCATCAataagtttgaaaatattagaatggtagcaactagcaagcaaataaaaatagtgtatgtgaagcaaaaaaaatgtaattttttttaaaaaaattaataattaggctaaatgaaaatataagtcCCCATGCAGATAATGAAATGTGAAGCAACTTTCCCTCAGACCATGTCTACAACTGAACTGATTAGTTAGTTATATGTAGACCTAATTTGCAGGTTGTGTTGTTGGTCCAGATTTCACTGTTTAGGAGGACAACTCTATCCTTAATcacataattttaatttttatcaagTGAAACCTTTTATTAAGTGAAACCACAAGAATGAAGGACATGCTGCTATGAAGTGTGTGTTTTCATATGTTCCATTAAATGGTGGCAATATGAGTAAAAATTTCATGTGTACATACTGTTGAAGAAGCTCCTAAGACATCAGCTGAGTTGATAGATTGGCAAAGAAACCTAGAGAGATGGCATTGAGAAAAATGATTAGTGGAAAGAATCAACTTAGCTCACACTGATGTACTGTATATAACTGAATAATCAAGTAACAATATTAGAAATAGAatcatgttatatattttaaagaaagcACTAAGCCACTCAGTTGATATTGGAGTGACATATAACTAACAAAAGTAACAGAAGATAAAATAGGGACTGTACAATTGACTACTAAGTACAGATCGCTGCCCCTTTACTGATGCATCAACATTCAACAGAAAATCCTTGTATGACTCCTAACTATAAAGCACATAGATTTCTTTAATTTGATCATCTAGTGTTTACAGATGGACACATCgaatagaaaatatagttttataaagcTTTATGCCACAGTTCCATTGTTAAGCCCACAGAATCCAACAAATGTAACAATAGGCCTTCAGGAGTTAGTAAATGAAAGCCCATCGTGCAGTgatgttgtttatttatttctgaCTTGTGAGAAATGATAATTAAAGTGTAGGTAGAGTTGTACTTTGTGTTAATAACTTAATATGACCTTGAAACAACCTCCCACACTGTTGGACAAGCTCTCTACGTAATCATTTGAAGcacaaaagtaattttctcTTGTTCATTCCATTGATTTCCCAATTCTTAATAGTATTCCAACCAAAAGAGAGACCTTCTCCAACTTTAAAGTTCACCTTTCCTCATAACTCTCCACTGAAACATCAGACTTTAGTAAACTGAGAGTAACAAATTTGATCAGCATAGAAGCACATGGATATTTTAACACCACGAGGGTGAAATGAAACTGCACTTGAGTAACAGGAAAAATATAAGTGAGGTAGGTTATGTAACATATAAAACAGTTGCATCTCAGGTATTAGAATTTGAAACAATCATTCTTGTCAGCCAACATGTACATAACGTTTTAGCCAAAACTTGAACAGTGGAATCCATGAACAACCGCAGGAAAATATTTCTGCCAGGCACGGGATCTGCTACGACTATTACAACCGTAATTTCTCCAAGCTAATCTAACGAGCAACAATTCGCGAAACGCGAAATCATTCAAGTCTCTCAGCACGATATTCCAATCCCACCGCACACCACCCCCCACCCCATCACAAACCCTCTTCCATCGTCGGCTCAAATCAACCGCGTCGGCAGCGCAGGATCCGCGCGCGGAGAGAACCAGATACCCCCAGATCGCTCACCTcggggccgcggcggccagAGCGATGGATCGGGGGGAGTCATGGAAGCGGAGGAAACCCAGCGGCACGcggggcgcgggcgacgcagCAACCGCCGCCGATGGGGTGTACGACGAAGCGGCTACGGGCGCGACGAGGGcagaggcggaggcgagggccatggcggcggcggcggcggctggtgccactcgctgcggcggcgaggcgaggcgaggcgagaggTGGTCTGACACTCTCTTCTGTGTCTCTTCTTCTGGTCGGGACacccttttattttattttgttttgttttttgtttttatatgtgcCACTTGGGCTGCATTATTGGATGCCCCTTTTGccttgttttctctttttttttcctctctctcccgttGTGTTGTGCTGTGTTTGCGTGTGTTGTTCGAGCTATAGCTTTTGGATtccttaattttataatttttgaaaagttATTCGGaggtatcatttttttatataaaatttagtatcttatATACCTAAGATAACCagatatacaaaatttaattttataattttggtaCATGTACTAACCTAAGTACCgtaaaattactttttttgaTAGCGGTTGTTGCAATCGCCAATATTATAGACTCTCTATTCTAATATGTTTTGTGATATAGGATTTTATCGACACTATCGAAATAACTAATTATAATTACTTCACATTTCTTGTGTCTTatctttacatatatttttcttcatttatttcatattcaCTGAAAGTTACTGGAGcatttttcatctttgtcttatttcatattttctctggttttttaatcaacttcattgatttttaaagttgCGTTTGTCCGCTCATCTTATGTAAAAATTCTgtttaaatatgcaaaattataagttatccTTAAAAGTGTcgatagtaataaatcaaatcataataaaataattaataattatctaaaattttaaataagatgaatgtcaaacataaacttaaaaatcaatggtgaaaaatgaaggaattactaatctattataaacatttatatgttAGGACAAAACGAgtattttgatttgattaaaTCCATATTTAACCACCGGTTGCCATCAACAAGAGCATGAAGTGTCCACTTTTCTTGGTTGGTGACGCCAGATGAGGGTGATGATTCACGCATTCACCCGTTGATTCCCAAGAGTtccaaacaaaatttgcaTGCTACctgcacaaaaataaaagtgaagacGTGTCCATGAAACGAAAGTGGCCTAAGTTTAGGGTTTCTTATTACTCCATATTTTCCgaaatatttgacaccgttaatttttttatacacttttgactattcgtcttattcaaaagtttacataattattaattagttttatatcattttatttattgttaaatatacttttatgcatatatatatctttaaataagacggatagtcaAATGTTTATAAAGAAGTCAATAGCGTCAGGCCGAATTACAGTGTGGGCTTTGGTTCGTTCATATATTGTTCAGCCGCTCTGtacagctttttttttcccctgaaaTACGCCGGCGAGCTCTTCGCTCCAGAAGTTTGGATCAGCGAAAAACGAAAAGTACGTGTGGTAAATTATATTACAGATAGATGttacaaattttatgtataCATAGAGTGTACCAGAGTAAAAtacacaatttaaattttaacagcAGCGCGAGGGCGTCTGATTTGTTTAGCTACATTTGGCGTTTGACAATAAGCACCTATTATGTTACAAGAGAGCTTTCAAATGAGGTATCACGTTTGCTGTGGAGACATAGaaattatcatattaatcgagaaaaaaataaacgttAAATCATGGTAAGTCTAGATTTTAAAAGGTGaagattaatttataaatatatatgagaaaTACGATCATATTTGGAGACAAAGAAATAATTACGGTAACCTCCCGATTTGGATAGACCTATGGAATGGGACTTGAAGCAAACTGTGATAGGCTAATTTAGACCAGTTAGCATTGCCCGCGtgctctttctctctctaagaATAATAACATACTACCtccatatttgatttttttgtctaaCGTTTCATCATTTgtcttgttcaaaaatttagaacaaatataaataatgacaagtcgtgcttaaagtttttttttgataataaagtaagtaacaagaaaaaaataatatttctataatttttaaataagataaatggtcaaaacaTTGATATGTCCTGTCCTGATTTTCTTTCGattcttttcaaatttatttgacCAAGTCCTGATTTCCTTTGATTCTTTTACATTTTTTGTCCGTTTTTAAGTCCTAATTTCTATTATAGAAACATTGATATGTCCCATTAatcttttctctatttttttaattgctatCGATCTGATTTGTCATTACATATGGAGAAACTACAAATATGATATGatgacatgattttttttattattcgtTCCGATTGATCTATAGTCCGATTAAAAATACGATCTATCGACCTGATCTTTTGTGTTATAGCAAATATTCATTCgattgatcttttcttttatatttattcgattaatcttagaatttctagcatatatataatagatttttgTCCGATTCCacacaaacatttttttctttttttattatttcacatagtttttttttgaaaaaatcttAGTCTGATTCCACGTGCGTATGCAGTACTTTTTACTTTTTCCTCTTATTTTCCACTGTTGTAACAAAATGTGTACGTagttttccttttaaaaaatcacgttCAGTTGTtcgatcaaaaaaaaattcctcttATTTTTCACGGTTGTAACAAACCGTGTAAgtagttttcctttttaaaaagTCACGTTCTTAAAAATTGTCCGATCCCAAAATCTTTGCCTCTTATTTTCCACTGTTGTAACAAACTGTTTACACAGTttcctttttcaaaaattcacaGTATTATTTTAGGAGTTGTCCGatcaaaaaaaatccttatcttattttttgttttattttccttgGAATAAAGTggtactcccttcatatttttatgtatgacaccgttgacttttagaataacgtttgatcattcgtcttattcaaaatttatattcaaatatacaaaattataatgcataattaaagtttctataataataaatcatattataacaaaataattaataattatataacttttttaataagatgaatgtcAAATGTAGACCAATAAATCAACGGcaccatattaaaaaaatatgaaggaagTATTTTTCTAACCTTATTTTCCTATTACTGAGAAGATgcctttcttcctcctccgtctATTCCCATCGTCTTCCCCAAGTGCCATGCCACTCTTCCCGCATTCTCAGCCTCTCTGTAATCTGTCTGTTccattaaagaaaaaaaagggcaaaagaaaaaaaaaagaaattatgtgCGTCTCCGATCTGCAGTGCGAGCCGGAGGTTCTCCTCGtcctcgcgcgcgcggccaGCGAGAAGCCCGGACGAgcactctcctctcctctccttcccgACCCCGACCACCCCCTCTGTGCGGCTTCGCTTGGCTTCACCCGCCTCGGCCCCCGCTGTTATTAGGTTGTTCGCTGCTTTGCCTGGTGCTGCCCATTGGTTGTTGATCCGTTCTGATTGCGCTAGGTAGGTGCAATTTTTCTCTGTGGTTTGGTGTAGATTGGTAGATCCGGTCTGGTTGGTTGCCTGATTCGTCGTTGGTGGTGCTGCCTACTACTGCATTGTCATGCCCTGGTTGTGAAACGAAATggcatttttcagttttgcaaTTTTGCGTAGTAACATGATTGATGCTAGCTTGAGCATTTCATTTGTTCATGTCTTCTATGCCTCATTGCCTGCATTCGTCAATTGGCTAATTGATGCCAGCTGCTAAATTGGTTGTGAATTGTGCTGTGTTGGCCATATAAATTGTTATGAATTTTCTCCCcaactgtatatatataaattggatGTAGTGCAAGAGTTTTGTACATGCCCATACTACATTTTATTTCTCGGTTCTGTTGCGATAATCTACTGATTGAAATATTGATACAGGCTTGACCATGATAACACAAAAGAAGAAATTTTAGTTCAAGAGAGCGGTAATGGGGATATCCAAGGTGATTGGCATCGCTGGAACAGCCCTTCTGGTCACATCTGTTGGTTTATGGCGGATCGGCTTAAGAATTGTAGCAGCTCCCTTTCTAGCCACCAGTACTGTTGCCTATATCGTCGCTGTTGCGTCCCATAATTCCATCAACATACCTTGGATCCTGGGAAAGAATTCTAAGGGGAGGTTTCCTCTTTGGTCAAATGTAATCTTTGGTCCTTTCTTGGTACTTGCACGGGTATATGCAACTGTGAAGAGACATATGAGGAAGGAGGCAGTGTATGACATGATCACAGAAGGCGTTTATCTGGGAGGATGGCCATTTATGTTGAAGCATTTGCCTCCAGGAGACCCATCTGTTATTGATTGCACTTGCGAGTTGCCAAGAAGTGATTTTGTCCCAACAAATGAGTATCTCTGTGTTCCTACTTGGGATACAAGAGCTCCACCAATATCCAAAATTGAATTTGCGGCACGCTGGGCATGTGAAAAGAGATCCAAAGGGAAACCGGTTTATGTACACTGTGCATTTGGTTAGTAACGACCTATATCTTTCATATATTCCACCTTTTCCAACACAAGGactgttattttattttctagtttccTACATAACTACAACTCCTATTAGTTTTGAACATTATATGAgcatgcttatattttgtgcATGGTTGCATCAGGTCATGGAAGAAGCGCTTGTGTCTTGTGTGCAGTTTTAGTAGCATTGGGCATTGCTGAAAATTGGAAGGATGCAGAAAATATCATccgagaaagaagaaagataaaaatgaATGCTGTTCACCGGAAAACCTTGGAGGATTGGTCAAAATATCGAGCTTCTcagaagaaggaaaaatagCTGTGAGTCATTTGTTCTCAAATGGTGTACTTGTTTTGTGATGTCTAAAGAATGCTGAAACACATTAGAGTTATAATGTTTAACAACATCGTAATATTCTTAATTTCTGAACGCTTATCACAATCATTTGTGAAACATGAAAAATCCATCCATAATAAACTTCTTTGAGATGCTATAGAAATTCAGGATTCTAGCATGCTTTTAAAGGCCGtcccttcctccccctcttctTCTATTCAACTGTTGCAAAGTACACATTGCAGCAAAATAACCACAGGTAGTTCAGACTAAAAAACAATGTGTGCAACATCAGACTTAGTTGCTAGATCTGGAAAAAGATCGGTGTATACATGCTGCACTATCCCTTCGCAATGGCAATGAGAGTGTAACTGAATTTGTGTCGTTCCTTAAACagtatataattttatcaCCATTTCTAGGTGGTTCGGATCTCTCTTTATTTTGGGGTCAGATTCCCTtatattcttttatatagccTTTTCATTTAATACAGGATGTTCTGGTAGTGCACACAGGGTAGGTtctgttttaacttttaatcaCTCATTGACTTTAGAATCTAAAATCAGCTCTTCTATCATTAGAATGCACCCTTTTCAAAATGAAGGcttcacagaaaaaaaaaatcccttaCCATGAGATCAcataaataagtaatatttgaACAAGTTCTAGCTGACCGCTTTCCTGTTTTCACTGGACAGGACATTAAGCCATTTGACATCGCAGGCAAATTGTCATGTGAGTACTATGCAATCTGAGTTCTGAGAAACCTTCCTAGTTCTGGAGCTTGCTTTGTTCCCAGCTTATATCAGTGTTTCCCATATTTCAGTCAGATTACATCCAAAACTTGTTCCCAATTTTGCTTGCTTCTGCTCCTACTTGAAGGTTAGTTCCCAAAGTCCATGTAAATCAGAAAGCTGAAAATTGGCTTTCAGATGGTTGTGCTGCTATGCTTATCTCTCCACAGTTGCTTTCATCTGCCACCAATATCCTACAGGCAATAAAGGCTCCAGATAAAAATATACGATGGATGCGTCCAGATAAATAGCACTACAGCTGCTGTCCTTTTACTCTTTTAGAcctttataaaatttggttaGTTGGCTGAAAGCCTGAAATAGTTGAAACATCTAGCGAAAGGGACTGAAACCATGTCTAGTCCTTATTGTACACCTTCATATCATTGTGTTTAATCATAATCTTTTTAGCATAAGGGACTACTACTACTTTATTGGTGTAATGACCTTtgaaaattatgataaaataaagtgCATGCAGCATGCATGATATGCCAAGAGGTTTTCTGGCTTTTGAGTCTAGTAGGAGGTTGGTCCATTCCATGTTGATTTAACAGTGtgcatatcatttttttttcactactAAATAATGGTTCATTTATATgtacttcaaaattttcaatcagAGATTAAACCTTCAACAACTATAGGTAGACggcttttgtaaaataaagaaaCGAAAAGAATCAGTTGCAGGTAGGACTGGTTAGAACATGGTGCTTACTCTTGGGGACGAGAAGCCCAGAGGGAGCTCAGGGCACGGAGGCGGTTATGGTACTCGCCAATTGCCAAGAAACATCGAGCTGCCTGCCTAATTGTCAGAATTCTGTGCATCTGATGAAGAGTCTGTTGCCTCAAGTTGTCAGCCTGGAAATCATGGCAGTTTTAGTACATGGTGAAAGGACTTAACTCTTGGCacttaaaaattgaaaattaaagCAGATACTAGTAgtaagtttgttttttactaTGTCATGCAATTGCTAATCAGATAAGCTCCAAACTAAGGATAATGTTACATGTTTAGGTGACCATTCATTTCTTTGTACAATACAGAGATAACATCTCTACATGTTGATGCCATAACATATTATTGTAAGAAAAACTGCAGGCTCTCACTTCTGTATTAATCAACATGTCACACTCTGTTAAACAAATAagattgactttttttagggCTCAACTGAGCTGGTGATAGCACTCATGGGATTTAATAAGATATGGAAGACAATACAATTCTTCCCTGAATAATAATGCACCATTGCCAAGTGACTGAATTTCTCATCTAGACATCCACAAAGTTGAGTCAAACAGGGACCAGGAGGATCAaaactgaaacaaaaaaaagggcagCCAATGGCTTTACCTGTATGACAAAGCCTTCAAGGTTGGACAGCTTGCCTAGGGCAAGGGCCATGTATCCCATGAAGCTCCCAAGGCTGGCTTCGTCGATCACGGAGCCGCCATTGGCGACGGTCTCAGCTAGTGACTGATGCAGCTGCTCCAGTCCCTGTGAGAGAGCTTCCTCTGCCTGCTGTGATGACTGCTGAAGGCTGTAGATGCCAACCACTTGCTGCTCAGTCAGGGGATCAAGCTGGGGTGCCACTGTCTGCATCAACATGAAGAGTATGTGATGGAAttagaaaaaatcatatgtGTGTACGTAGAATATGAGATCAGATTCAGCATGTTTTTAATCTTgatttggtaaaatttttgCACATTATGTTACTGTGAAATGTTCACTTCATGTTTGATGTCAGTTGCATTTTTTCTGACAAAATTAGCCCTGGCACAACTTAGAAAAAGAATCATATATGTAACTACCATAATCtcatttcctccataacttaTTGGTAATGTTCTATTTTGCACATTGGGAACTGTGAAAT from Oryza brachyantha chromosome 12, ObraRS2, whole genome shotgun sequence encodes:
- the LOC102705206 gene encoding uncharacterized protein YnbD-like, producing the protein MGISKVIGIAGTALLVTSVGLWRIGLRIVAAPFLATSTVAYIVAVASHNSINIPWILGKNSKGRFPLWSNVIFGPFLVLARVYATVKRHMRKEAVYDMITEGVYLGGWPFMLKHLPPGDPSVIDCTCELPRSDFVPTNEYLCVPTWDTRAPPISKIEFAARWACEKRSKGKPVYVHCAFGHGRSACVLCAVLVALGIAENWKDAENIIRERRKIKMNAVHRKTLEDWSKYRASQKKEK